A window of the Canis lupus baileyi chromosome 1, mCanLup2.hap1, whole genome shotgun sequence genome harbors these coding sequences:
- the ALKBH6 gene encoding alpha-ketoglutarate-dependent dioxygenase alkB homolog 6 isoform X6, protein MRRCGWSLGQRGNVLGAHCVWVAFEMPRTQVETKTGCMELVSMEDQDARVPALEPYRVEQAPPVIYYVPDFISKEEEEYLLRQVFNAPKPKWTQLSGRKLQNWGGLPHPRGMVPERLPLWLQRYVDKVSDLSLFGGLPANHVLVNQYLPGEGIMPHEDGPLYYPTVSTISLGSHTMLDLYEPRQPKDDDPAEQPRAPPQPATSLLLEPRSLLVLRGTAYTRLLHGIAAARVDALDATSLPPNAAACPSARPGASLVRGTRVSLTIRRVPRVLRTGLLLSK, encoded by the exons ATGAGACGTTGTGGATGGAGTTTGGGGCAGCGGGGCAATGTTCTGGGTGCTCACTGTGTCTGGGTGGCTTTCGAGATGCCGAGGACTCAGGTGGAAACCAA gaCTGGGTGCATGGAGTTGGTGTCGATGGAAGATCAGGACGCCAGGGTCCCCGCCCTGGAACCGTACAGGGTGGAGCAG GCACCACCTGTAATCTACTATGTCCCTGACTTCATCtccaaggaagaggaagagtaTTTGCTTCGACAG GTCTTCAATGCCCCAAAGCCAAAGTGGACCCAGCTCTCAGGGAGGAAGTTACAGAACTGGG GTGGGCTCCCCCATCCCCGGGGGATGGTTCCTGAGCGGCTGCCTCTGTGGCTCCAGCGCTACGTGGACAAAGTATCTGACCTCAGCCTTTTTGGGGGTCTCCCAGCCAACCACGTCCTTGTGAACCAGTATCTGCCTGGGGAGGGCATCATG CCCCACGAGGACGGGCCACTCTACTACCCGACCGTCAGCACCATCAGCCTGGGCTCCCACACCATGCTGGACCTCTACGAGCCGCGGCAGCCAAAGGATGATGACCCTGCCGAGCAG CCTCGGGCCCCGCCCCAGCCAGCCACCTCGCTGCTGCTGGAACCGCGCAGCCTGCTGGTGCTCCGAGGCACCGCCTACACGCGCCTCCTCCACGGCATCGCAGCTGCCCGCGTAGACGCGCTGGACGCCACCTCCCTGCCACCCAACGCCGCCGCCTGCCCGTCAGCGCGGCCCGGAGCCAGCCTGGTCCGTGGCACGCGCGTCTCGCTGACCATCCGCCGCGTGCCCCGCGTGCTGCGCACCGGCCTCCTGCTCAGCAAGTGA
- the ALKBH6 gene encoding alpha-ketoglutarate-dependent dioxygenase alkB homolog 6 isoform X5, with amino-acid sequence MRRCGWSLGQRGNVLGAHCVWVAFEMPRTQVETKTGCMELVSMEDQDARVPALEPYRVEQAPPVIYYVPDFISKEEEEYLLRQVFNAPKPKWTQLSGRKLQNWGPHCPLPGGLPHPRGMVPERLPLWLQRYVDKVSDLSLFGGLPANHVLVNQYLPGEGIMPHEDGPLYYPTVSTISLGSHTMLDLYEPRQPKDDDPAEQPRAPPQPATSLLLEPRSLLVLRGTAYTRLLHGIAAARVDALDATSLPPNAAACPSARPGASLVRGTRVSLTIRRVPRVLRTGLLLSK; translated from the exons ATGAGACGTTGTGGATGGAGTTTGGGGCAGCGGGGCAATGTTCTGGGTGCTCACTGTGTCTGGGTGGCTTTCGAGATGCCGAGGACTCAGGTGGAAACCAA gaCTGGGTGCATGGAGTTGGTGTCGATGGAAGATCAGGACGCCAGGGTCCCCGCCCTGGAACCGTACAGGGTGGAGCAG GCACCACCTGTAATCTACTATGTCCCTGACTTCATCtccaaggaagaggaagagtaTTTGCTTCGACAG GTCTTCAATGCCCCAAAGCCAAAGTGGACCCAGCTCTCAGGGAGGAAGTTACAGAACTGGG GACCCCATTGCCCTCTCCCAGGTGGGCTCCCCCATCCCCGGGGGATGGTTCCTGAGCGGCTGCCTCTGTGGCTCCAGCGCTACGTGGACAAAGTATCTGACCTCAGCCTTTTTGGGGGTCTCCCAGCCAACCACGTCCTTGTGAACCAGTATCTGCCTGGGGAGGGCATCATG CCCCACGAGGACGGGCCACTCTACTACCCGACCGTCAGCACCATCAGCCTGGGCTCCCACACCATGCTGGACCTCTACGAGCCGCGGCAGCCAAAGGATGATGACCCTGCCGAGCAG CCTCGGGCCCCGCCCCAGCCAGCCACCTCGCTGCTGCTGGAACCGCGCAGCCTGCTGGTGCTCCGAGGCACCGCCTACACGCGCCTCCTCCACGGCATCGCAGCTGCCCGCGTAGACGCGCTGGACGCCACCTCCCTGCCACCCAACGCCGCCGCCTGCCCGTCAGCGCGGCCCGGAGCCAGCCTGGTCCGTGGCACGCGCGTCTCGCTGACCATCCGCCGCGTGCCCCGCGTGCTGCGCACCGGCCTCCTGCTCAGCAAGTGA
- the ALKBH6 gene encoding alpha-ketoglutarate-dependent dioxygenase alkB homolog 6 isoform X8 yields MGSERAENGDLGKLRTGCMELVSMEDQDARVPALEPYRVEQAPPVIYYVPDFISKEEEEYLLRQVFNAPKPKWTQLSGRKLQNWGGLPHPRGMVPERLPLWLQRYVDKVSDLSLFGGLPANHVLVNQYLPGEGIMPHEDGPLYYPTVSTISLGSHTMLDLYEPRQPKDDDPAEQPRAPPQPATSLLLEPRSLLVLRGTAYTRLLHGIAAARVDALDATSLPPNAAACPSARPGASLVRGTRVSLTIRRVPRVLRTGLLLSK; encoded by the exons ATGGGGTCCGAGAGGGCTGAGAACGGGGACCTGGGGAAGCTCAG gaCTGGGTGCATGGAGTTGGTGTCGATGGAAGATCAGGACGCCAGGGTCCCCGCCCTGGAACCGTACAGGGTGGAGCAG GCACCACCTGTAATCTACTATGTCCCTGACTTCATCtccaaggaagaggaagagtaTTTGCTTCGACAG GTCTTCAATGCCCCAAAGCCAAAGTGGACCCAGCTCTCAGGGAGGAAGTTACAGAACTGGG GTGGGCTCCCCCATCCCCGGGGGATGGTTCCTGAGCGGCTGCCTCTGTGGCTCCAGCGCTACGTGGACAAAGTATCTGACCTCAGCCTTTTTGGGGGTCTCCCAGCCAACCACGTCCTTGTGAACCAGTATCTGCCTGGGGAGGGCATCATG CCCCACGAGGACGGGCCACTCTACTACCCGACCGTCAGCACCATCAGCCTGGGCTCCCACACCATGCTGGACCTCTACGAGCCGCGGCAGCCAAAGGATGATGACCCTGCCGAGCAG CCTCGGGCCCCGCCCCAGCCAGCCACCTCGCTGCTGCTGGAACCGCGCAGCCTGCTGGTGCTCCGAGGCACCGCCTACACGCGCCTCCTCCACGGCATCGCAGCTGCCCGCGTAGACGCGCTGGACGCCACCTCCCTGCCACCCAACGCCGCCGCCTGCCCGTCAGCGCGGCCCGGAGCCAGCCTGGTCCGTGGCACGCGCGTCTCGCTGACCATCCGCCGCGTGCCCCGCGTGCTGCGCACCGGCCTCCTGCTCAGCAAGTGA
- the ALKBH6 gene encoding alpha-ketoglutarate-dependent dioxygenase alkB homolog 6 isoform X9 — protein MPRTQVETKTGCMELVSMEDQDARVPALEPYRVEQAPPVIYYVPDFISKEEEEYLLRQVFNAPKPKWTQLSGRKLQNWGGLPHPRGMVPERLPLWLQRYVDKVSDLSLFGGLPANHVLVNQYLPGEGIMPHEDGPLYYPTVSTISLGSHTMLDLYEPRQPKDDDPAEQPRAPPQPATSLLLEPRSLLVLRGTAYTRLLHGIAAARVDALDATSLPPNAAACPSARPGASLVRGTRVSLTIRRVPRVLRTGLLLSK, from the exons ATGCCGAGGACTCAGGTGGAAACCAA gaCTGGGTGCATGGAGTTGGTGTCGATGGAAGATCAGGACGCCAGGGTCCCCGCCCTGGAACCGTACAGGGTGGAGCAG GCACCACCTGTAATCTACTATGTCCCTGACTTCATCtccaaggaagaggaagagtaTTTGCTTCGACAG GTCTTCAATGCCCCAAAGCCAAAGTGGACCCAGCTCTCAGGGAGGAAGTTACAGAACTGGG GTGGGCTCCCCCATCCCCGGGGGATGGTTCCTGAGCGGCTGCCTCTGTGGCTCCAGCGCTACGTGGACAAAGTATCTGACCTCAGCCTTTTTGGGGGTCTCCCAGCCAACCACGTCCTTGTGAACCAGTATCTGCCTGGGGAGGGCATCATG CCCCACGAGGACGGGCCACTCTACTACCCGACCGTCAGCACCATCAGCCTGGGCTCCCACACCATGCTGGACCTCTACGAGCCGCGGCAGCCAAAGGATGATGACCCTGCCGAGCAG CCTCGGGCCCCGCCCCAGCCAGCCACCTCGCTGCTGCTGGAACCGCGCAGCCTGCTGGTGCTCCGAGGCACCGCCTACACGCGCCTCCTCCACGGCATCGCAGCTGCCCGCGTAGACGCGCTGGACGCCACCTCCCTGCCACCCAACGCCGCCGCCTGCCCGTCAGCGCGGCCCGGAGCCAGCCTGGTCCGTGGCACGCGCGTCTCGCTGACCATCCGCCGCGTGCCCCGCGTGCTGCGCACCGGCCTCCTGCTCAGCAAGTGA
- the ALKBH6 gene encoding alpha-ketoglutarate-dependent dioxygenase alkB homolog 6 isoform X3 has protein sequence MPRTQVETKTGCMELVSMEDQDARVPALEPYRVEQAPPVIYYVPDFISKEEEEYLLRQVFNAPKPKWTQLSGRKLQNWGGLPHPRGMVPERLPLWLQRYVDKVSDLSLFGGLPANHVLVNQYLPGEGIMPHEDGPLYYPTVSTISLGSHTMLDLYEPRQPKDDDPAEQVGPETLPQPLVGILTIHILQEGPNPSYLQASGPAPASHLAAAGTAQPAGAPRHRLHAPPPRHRSCPRRRAGRHLPATQRRRLPVSAARSQPGPWHARLADHPPRAPRAAHRPPAQQVMPGGLILGLSAS, from the exons ATGCCGAGGACTCAGGTGGAAACCAA gaCTGGGTGCATGGAGTTGGTGTCGATGGAAGATCAGGACGCCAGGGTCCCCGCCCTGGAACCGTACAGGGTGGAGCAG GCACCACCTGTAATCTACTATGTCCCTGACTTCATCtccaaggaagaggaagagtaTTTGCTTCGACAG GTCTTCAATGCCCCAAAGCCAAAGTGGACCCAGCTCTCAGGGAGGAAGTTACAGAACTGGG GTGGGCTCCCCCATCCCCGGGGGATGGTTCCTGAGCGGCTGCCTCTGTGGCTCCAGCGCTACGTGGACAAAGTATCTGACCTCAGCCTTTTTGGGGGTCTCCCAGCCAACCACGTCCTTGTGAACCAGTATCTGCCTGGGGAGGGCATCATG CCCCACGAGGACGGGCCACTCTACTACCCGACCGTCAGCACCATCAGCCTGGGCTCCCACACCATGCTGGACCTCTACGAGCCGCGGCAGCCAAAGGATGATGACCCTGCCGAGCAGGTGGGCCCTGAGACCCTGCCCCAGCCACTCGTGGGCATTCTGACAATCCACATCCTCCAAGAGGGCCCCAACCCCTCCTACTTGCAAG CCTCGGGCCCCGCCCCAGCCAGCCACCTCGCTGCTGCTGGAACCGCGCAGCCTGCTGGTGCTCCGAGGCACCGCCTACACGCGCCTCCTCCACGGCATCGCAGCTGCCCGCGTAGACGCGCTGGACGCCACCTCCCTGCCACCCAACGCCGCCGCCTGCCCGTCAGCGCGGCCCGGAGCCAGCCTGGTCCGTGGCACGCGCGTCTCGCTGACCATCCGCCGCGTGCCCCGCGTGCTGCGCACCGGCCTCCTGCTCAGCAAGTGATGCCAGGTGGACTCATTCTGGGGCTCTCCGCCTCCTGA
- the ALKBH6 gene encoding alpha-ketoglutarate-dependent dioxygenase alkB homolog 6 isoform X4, with the protein MRRCGWSLGQRGNVLGAHCVWVAFEMPRTQVETKTGCMELVSMEDQDARVPALEPYRVEQAPPVIYYVPDFISKEEEEYLLRQVFNAPKPKWTQLSGRKLQNWGGLPHPRGMVPERLPLWLQRYVDKVSDLSLFGGLPANHVLVNQYLPGEGIMPHEDGPLYYPTVSTISLGSHTMLDLYEPRQPKDDDPAEQPPDFWGPADLEPAPQPRAPPQPATSLLLEPRSLLVLRGTAYTRLLHGIAAARVDALDATSLPPNAAACPSARPGASLVRGTRVSLTIRRVPRVLRTGLLLSK; encoded by the exons ATGAGACGTTGTGGATGGAGTTTGGGGCAGCGGGGCAATGTTCTGGGTGCTCACTGTGTCTGGGTGGCTTTCGAGATGCCGAGGACTCAGGTGGAAACCAA gaCTGGGTGCATGGAGTTGGTGTCGATGGAAGATCAGGACGCCAGGGTCCCCGCCCTGGAACCGTACAGGGTGGAGCAG GCACCACCTGTAATCTACTATGTCCCTGACTTCATCtccaaggaagaggaagagtaTTTGCTTCGACAG GTCTTCAATGCCCCAAAGCCAAAGTGGACCCAGCTCTCAGGGAGGAAGTTACAGAACTGGG GTGGGCTCCCCCATCCCCGGGGGATGGTTCCTGAGCGGCTGCCTCTGTGGCTCCAGCGCTACGTGGACAAAGTATCTGACCTCAGCCTTTTTGGGGGTCTCCCAGCCAACCACGTCCTTGTGAACCAGTATCTGCCTGGGGAGGGCATCATG CCCCACGAGGACGGGCCACTCTACTACCCGACCGTCAGCACCATCAGCCTGGGCTCCCACACCATGCTGGACCTCTACGAGCCGCGGCAGCCAAAGGATGATGACCCTGCCGAGCAG CCCCCTGACTTCTGGGGACCCGCTGACCTTGAGCCCGCCCCGCAGCCTCGGGCCCCGCCCCAGCCAGCCACCTCGCTGCTGCTGGAACCGCGCAGCCTGCTGGTGCTCCGAGGCACCGCCTACACGCGCCTCCTCCACGGCATCGCAGCTGCCCGCGTAGACGCGCTGGACGCCACCTCCCTGCCACCCAACGCCGCCGCCTGCCCGTCAGCGCGGCCCGGAGCCAGCCTGGTCCGTGGCACGCGCGTCTCGCTGACCATCCGCCGCGTGCCCCGCGTGCTGCGCACCGGCCTCCTGCTCAGCAAGTGA
- the ALKBH6 gene encoding alpha-ketoglutarate-dependent dioxygenase alkB homolog 6 isoform X7 encodes MGVFNSGIGGAAGGRTGCMELVSMEDQDARVPALEPYRVEQAPPVIYYVPDFISKEEEEYLLRQVFNAPKPKWTQLSGRKLQNWGGLPHPRGMVPERLPLWLQRYVDKVSDLSLFGGLPANHVLVNQYLPGEGIMPHEDGPLYYPTVSTISLGSHTMLDLYEPRQPKDDDPAEQPRAPPQPATSLLLEPRSLLVLRGTAYTRLLHGIAAARVDALDATSLPPNAAACPSARPGASLVRGTRVSLTIRRVPRVLRTGLLLSK; translated from the exons ATGGGGGTGTTTAATTCGGGTATTGGAGGGGCCGCTGGTGGACG gaCTGGGTGCATGGAGTTGGTGTCGATGGAAGATCAGGACGCCAGGGTCCCCGCCCTGGAACCGTACAGGGTGGAGCAG GCACCACCTGTAATCTACTATGTCCCTGACTTCATCtccaaggaagaggaagagtaTTTGCTTCGACAG GTCTTCAATGCCCCAAAGCCAAAGTGGACCCAGCTCTCAGGGAGGAAGTTACAGAACTGGG GTGGGCTCCCCCATCCCCGGGGGATGGTTCCTGAGCGGCTGCCTCTGTGGCTCCAGCGCTACGTGGACAAAGTATCTGACCTCAGCCTTTTTGGGGGTCTCCCAGCCAACCACGTCCTTGTGAACCAGTATCTGCCTGGGGAGGGCATCATG CCCCACGAGGACGGGCCACTCTACTACCCGACCGTCAGCACCATCAGCCTGGGCTCCCACACCATGCTGGACCTCTACGAGCCGCGGCAGCCAAAGGATGATGACCCTGCCGAGCAG CCTCGGGCCCCGCCCCAGCCAGCCACCTCGCTGCTGCTGGAACCGCGCAGCCTGCTGGTGCTCCGAGGCACCGCCTACACGCGCCTCCTCCACGGCATCGCAGCTGCCCGCGTAGACGCGCTGGACGCCACCTCCCTGCCACCCAACGCCGCCGCCTGCCCGTCAGCGCGGCCCGGAGCCAGCCTGGTCCGTGGCACGCGCGTCTCGCTGACCATCCGCCGCGTGCCCCGCGTGCTGCGCACCGGCCTCCTGCTCAGCAAGTGA
- the ALKBH6 gene encoding alpha-ketoglutarate-dependent dioxygenase alkB homolog 6 isoform X10 translates to MRRCGWSLGQRGNVLGAHCVWVAFEMPRTQVETKTGCMELVSMEDQDARVPALEPYRVEQAPPVIYYVPDFISKEEEEYLLRQVFNAPKPKWTQLSGRKLQNWGPHCPLPGGLPHPRGMVPERLPLWLQRYVDKVSDLSLFGGLPANHVLVNQYLPGEGIMPHEDGPLYYPTVSTISLGSHTMLDLYEPRQPKDDDPAEQASSLPTAQGTPTQTSLPLQ, encoded by the exons ATGAGACGTTGTGGATGGAGTTTGGGGCAGCGGGGCAATGTTCTGGGTGCTCACTGTGTCTGGGTGGCTTTCGAGATGCCGAGGACTCAGGTGGAAACCAA gaCTGGGTGCATGGAGTTGGTGTCGATGGAAGATCAGGACGCCAGGGTCCCCGCCCTGGAACCGTACAGGGTGGAGCAG GCACCACCTGTAATCTACTATGTCCCTGACTTCATCtccaaggaagaggaagagtaTTTGCTTCGACAG GTCTTCAATGCCCCAAAGCCAAAGTGGACCCAGCTCTCAGGGAGGAAGTTACAGAACTGGG GACCCCATTGCCCTCTCCCAGGTGGGCTCCCCCATCCCCGGGGGATGGTTCCTGAGCGGCTGCCTCTGTGGCTCCAGCGCTACGTGGACAAAGTATCTGACCTCAGCCTTTTTGGGGGTCTCCCAGCCAACCACGTCCTTGTGAACCAGTATCTGCCTGGGGAGGGCATCATG CCCCACGAGGACGGGCCACTCTACTACCCGACCGTCAGCACCATCAGCCTGGGCTCCCACACCATGCTGGACCTCTACGAGCCGCGGCAGCCAAAGGATGATGACCCTGCCGAGCAG GCATCCTCTTTGCCCACTGCACAGGGCACCCCGACACAGACCTCTCTGCCACTCCAATAG
- the ALKBH6 gene encoding alpha-ketoglutarate-dependent dioxygenase alkB homolog 6 isoform X11: MVPERLPLWLQRYVDKVSDLSLFGGLPANHVLVNQYLPGEGIMPHEDGPLYYPTVSTISLGSHTMLDLYEPRQPKDDDPAEQPRAPPQPATSLLLEPRSLLVLRGTAYTRLLHGIAAARVDALDATSLPPNAAACPSARPGASLVRGTRVSLTIRRVPRVLRTGLLLSK; encoded by the exons ATGGTTCCTGAGCGGCTGCCTCTGTGGCTCCAGCGCTACGTGGACAAAGTATCTGACCTCAGCCTTTTTGGGGGTCTCCCAGCCAACCACGTCCTTGTGAACCAGTATCTGCCTGGGGAGGGCATCATG CCCCACGAGGACGGGCCACTCTACTACCCGACCGTCAGCACCATCAGCCTGGGCTCCCACACCATGCTGGACCTCTACGAGCCGCGGCAGCCAAAGGATGATGACCCTGCCGAGCAG CCTCGGGCCCCGCCCCAGCCAGCCACCTCGCTGCTGCTGGAACCGCGCAGCCTGCTGGTGCTCCGAGGCACCGCCTACACGCGCCTCCTCCACGGCATCGCAGCTGCCCGCGTAGACGCGCTGGACGCCACCTCCCTGCCACCCAACGCCGCCGCCTGCCCGTCAGCGCGGCCCGGAGCCAGCCTGGTCCGTGGCACGCGCGTCTCGCTGACCATCCGCCGCGTGCCCCGCGTGCTGCGCACCGGCCTCCTGCTCAGCAAGTGA
- the ALKBH6 gene encoding alpha-ketoglutarate-dependent dioxygenase alkB homolog 6 isoform X2 translates to MRRCGWSLGQRGNVLGAHCVWVAFEMPRTQVETKTGCMELVSMEDQDARVPALEPYRVEQAPPVIYYVPDFISKEEEEYLLRQVFNAPKPKWTQLSGRKLQNWGPHCPLPGGLPHPRGMVPERLPLWLQRYVDKVSDLSLFGGLPANHVLVNQYLPGEGIMPHEDGPLYYPTVSTISLGSHTMLDLYEPRQPKDDDPAEQPPDFWGPADLEPAPQPRAPPQPATSLLLEPRSLLVLRGTAYTRLLHGIAAARVDALDATSLPPNAAACPSARPGASLVRGTRVSLTIRRVPRVLRTGLLLSK, encoded by the exons ATGAGACGTTGTGGATGGAGTTTGGGGCAGCGGGGCAATGTTCTGGGTGCTCACTGTGTCTGGGTGGCTTTCGAGATGCCGAGGACTCAGGTGGAAACCAA gaCTGGGTGCATGGAGTTGGTGTCGATGGAAGATCAGGACGCCAGGGTCCCCGCCCTGGAACCGTACAGGGTGGAGCAG GCACCACCTGTAATCTACTATGTCCCTGACTTCATCtccaaggaagaggaagagtaTTTGCTTCGACAG GTCTTCAATGCCCCAAAGCCAAAGTGGACCCAGCTCTCAGGGAGGAAGTTACAGAACTGGG GACCCCATTGCCCTCTCCCAGGTGGGCTCCCCCATCCCCGGGGGATGGTTCCTGAGCGGCTGCCTCTGTGGCTCCAGCGCTACGTGGACAAAGTATCTGACCTCAGCCTTTTTGGGGGTCTCCCAGCCAACCACGTCCTTGTGAACCAGTATCTGCCTGGGGAGGGCATCATG CCCCACGAGGACGGGCCACTCTACTACCCGACCGTCAGCACCATCAGCCTGGGCTCCCACACCATGCTGGACCTCTACGAGCCGCGGCAGCCAAAGGATGATGACCCTGCCGAGCAG CCCCCTGACTTCTGGGGACCCGCTGACCTTGAGCCCGCCCCGCAGCCTCGGGCCCCGCCCCAGCCAGCCACCTCGCTGCTGCTGGAACCGCGCAGCCTGCTGGTGCTCCGAGGCACCGCCTACACGCGCCTCCTCCACGGCATCGCAGCTGCCCGCGTAGACGCGCTGGACGCCACCTCCCTGCCACCCAACGCCGCCGCCTGCCCGTCAGCGCGGCCCGGAGCCAGCCTGGTCCGTGGCACGCGCGTCTCGCTGACCATCCGCCGCGTGCCCCGCGTGCTGCGCACCGGCCTCCTGCTCAGCAAGTGA
- the ALKBH6 gene encoding alpha-ketoglutarate-dependent dioxygenase alkB homolog 6 isoform X1, whose product MRRCGWSLGQRGNVLGAHCVWVAFEMPRTQVETKTGCMELVSMEDQDARVPALEPYRVEQAPPVIYYVPDFISKEEEEYLLRQVFNAPKPKWTQLSGRKLQNWGPHCPLPGGLPHPRGMVPERLPLWLQRYVDKVSDLSLFGGLPANHVLVNQYLPGEGIMPHEDGPLYYPTVSTISLGSHTMLDLYEPRQPKDDDPAEQVGPETLPQPLVGILTIHILQEGPNPSYLQASGPAPASHLAAAGTAQPAGAPRHRLHAPPPRHRSCPRRRAGRHLPATQRRRLPVSAARSQPGPWHARLADHPPRAPRAAHRPPAQQVMPGGLILGLSAS is encoded by the exons ATGAGACGTTGTGGATGGAGTTTGGGGCAGCGGGGCAATGTTCTGGGTGCTCACTGTGTCTGGGTGGCTTTCGAGATGCCGAGGACTCAGGTGGAAACCAA gaCTGGGTGCATGGAGTTGGTGTCGATGGAAGATCAGGACGCCAGGGTCCCCGCCCTGGAACCGTACAGGGTGGAGCAG GCACCACCTGTAATCTACTATGTCCCTGACTTCATCtccaaggaagaggaagagtaTTTGCTTCGACAG GTCTTCAATGCCCCAAAGCCAAAGTGGACCCAGCTCTCAGGGAGGAAGTTACAGAACTGGG GACCCCATTGCCCTCTCCCAGGTGGGCTCCCCCATCCCCGGGGGATGGTTCCTGAGCGGCTGCCTCTGTGGCTCCAGCGCTACGTGGACAAAGTATCTGACCTCAGCCTTTTTGGGGGTCTCCCAGCCAACCACGTCCTTGTGAACCAGTATCTGCCTGGGGAGGGCATCATG CCCCACGAGGACGGGCCACTCTACTACCCGACCGTCAGCACCATCAGCCTGGGCTCCCACACCATGCTGGACCTCTACGAGCCGCGGCAGCCAAAGGATGATGACCCTGCCGAGCAGGTGGGCCCTGAGACCCTGCCCCAGCCACTCGTGGGCATTCTGACAATCCACATCCTCCAAGAGGGCCCCAACCCCTCCTACTTGCAAG CCTCGGGCCCCGCCCCAGCCAGCCACCTCGCTGCTGCTGGAACCGCGCAGCCTGCTGGTGCTCCGAGGCACCGCCTACACGCGCCTCCTCCACGGCATCGCAGCTGCCCGCGTAGACGCGCTGGACGCCACCTCCCTGCCACCCAACGCCGCCGCCTGCCCGTCAGCGCGGCCCGGAGCCAGCCTGGTCCGTGGCACGCGCGTCTCGCTGACCATCCGCCGCGTGCCCCGCGTGCTGCGCACCGGCCTCCTGCTCAGCAAGTGATGCCAGGTGGACTCATTCTGGGGCTCTCCGCCTCCTGA